One window of Mesorhizobium sp. PAMC28654 genomic DNA carries:
- a CDS encoding DUF333 domain-containing protein, which produces MKTISILAISLAAWSLTPIDADAAPPKQVGMANPASVHCGAIGGRFVVRKDKAGNEYGFCRLPNGRLCEEWALFRDNQCVGPKAAMRK; this is translated from the coding sequence ATGAAGACCATTTCGATACTGGCCATAAGCCTTGCCGCATGGTCGTTGACGCCCATCGACGCCGATGCCGCCCCGCCAAAACAGGTCGGCATGGCCAATCCCGCATCGGTCCATTGCGGCGCCATTGGCGGACGCTTCGTGGTCAGGAAGGACAAGGCCGGCAATGAATATGGGTTTTGCCGCCTGCCCAACGGACGCCTGTGCGAAGAATGGGCACTGTTTCGCGACAACCAATGCGTCGGGCCAAAGGCGGCCATGCGCAAGTGA